A window of Scophthalmus maximus strain ysfricsl-2021 chromosome 4, ASM2237912v1, whole genome shotgun sequence genomic DNA:
AGACCGCACTCTTTCTCACACAAGCAAGGAGAATGTGTGATTTATGGAATTAGAAATAGCCTCCAGAAGAGCAAAACTGGACCATCACTTTTATTAGAATTATGCCCGATAGACAGAGTGGTCATCTTTCAAAGCCGCGTAGATAgtggagaggcagacagagtaATATGTCAAATGAGAATGAACATCTTTTCtctattgtgtgtgtatctattgATCTGGGCAGAGAGCCACCTTGTAATTGCCTTTTTTCAGGGATACaaaagttttgaaatgaaatggattGAATTCTTAACTGTGTCCTGAATCATGAGGGCTGTTAATGATACATTTATCACAAGGAAATATTCTTGCCATTTTAGTATCTACTGTATGAACCCTTTCCAGCCCCAAAGATTAATCTCCCCTTATGCGATCCAGCATGTACAGTAGGTAAAATGAATGTGCTGAAATGAATTGATGCGTGAAATTTTGACAAAATGCGGATGTGGCTGAATGAATTTGGAATGTTGTTATAAGTACTACATTAAAATTAGTATTTTCAATtatctttaaattaaattaaatacaaaatttgaTAAATCtcgttttaaaaaacaacatgtttttgtgaGATGGATGAAAGCAGTGAGTCCTTAAATCTGAAGCTTGAATTTACAGAGTGACCATGCAGGGCAAGCCCGAATGCCAATGCTAATCCCAGTCTCTCAGTCCCTCAAAGAGACCCACAGTGGGCTGTTTATGTGCTTTGAATCCATTTGTTGGTTAGTGTGCTCCAATGTGTGGTTCTTTTAAAGGGTACTTCCAGCATGGTCAGGGACGATGATGCTGGCCCATTTGTAAATAACTGGGATAAAGAGAAGAGCAGAGCCCAGGATCGACACCAGGAGGAAGGCCCACAGAAACATTCGATCCAGAACCTGGGCTACAAACTTCCAGTCTTGTACCACCtgtggcaaaaagaaaaaaagatgtcagtCTCTGCAACATGATTGTTTATATTGCTATTAACCATTTGAATAGCTAATTATGgatgtacaaatacacaaaatccAACAAACTCACCTCTCTGacctcattttctttcacaacATGCATGGTTATGTAGCGAATAGACTTTAACGCTGCTTGCAGGTGACGTCTTGTGTAGAGTAGGGGGGTGAGTTCAGGTGCTGAATCCTCCATCATGCCCAGTCCTACTGCTCCTCCCGTCCCGGCCACTCTGGCTGCGGCGTAACGGTCCACATGGCTGCGCATGCACAGCAGCTTAGGTAGTCGATGCAGGAAAATCTTCCTCACCCATGGTGCCATGCCGTGATGTGTAGAGGAGGAGCGATGATGGATGTTGATGGCAAagacggtgatgatgatggagagtGTGACAAAGATCATGGTGAACACCAGGTACTCCCCGATAAGAGGGATAGCCTTCGAGGAGGACGGGATGATCTCTTCGATGACCAAGAGGAAAACGGTGAGCGACACCAGCACTGAGGTGCAGAGAGAGATCTTCTCGCCGCCGTTGGAGGGCAGGTAGAAAACAAGGATGGTGAGAAAGGACAGGCCAATGCaggggatgatgaggaagagggtgTAGAAAAGAGGCAACCTGCGGATGATGAAGTAATAGGTGATGGTGGGGTAGGAGGAGCTGCCATCTGTCCTCAGACCACGGCTGCCTGTGGCCTTGACTATCTCCCATTCGCCATTGTCAAAATAGTCCTGCTTGTCTACGTGGAAGTCTTCCAGAATGATGTCCACCTGTGGGGTAAGGACGGCAATGTCGTGTCAATCCCTGCTCATTAATGGCACTGATGTAGTGTACACAtactgtggaggagagactcGCCTGGGAGCCATCGTACGTCCAGGAGCCAAACTTCATGGAACAGTTCTGGAGGTCAAATGGGAAGAAGGTTACATCGATGGTGCAGGCTGACTTGTAATTGGCTGGGGGTGTCCACGATATCCTTCCATCATACTTAACAACAGCTTTGGTGACTGTCCCCTCGAAACGCCCATCTGAGCTGTTGAAAGAaataatttgttcatttataaGATAAATGATTTTGCAAAACAGATAGGTTAGCTTCTTTTTCTGGCCATTTTTTGAAATTCTATTTCATGCGTGTTTCCTTTAAGGTAAACATACATTACTGCAAAATACTTAAATCACTTATATCacagtaacattttattttcaggtactttgaagtcacacacacagtgccagtATATCAGTAAGGTCAAGACTAAAGATAAAGATGATgggaaatatacagtaaaatgtgtTGCAtccctttcatttcttttccttataGAGTGGCACATACTTATCGTACAGTACAACGTCAGGAAGCCAGAGCCGGTTAGAGGGCACTCGGATAGTTGTGATGCCCAGATAGTCATCAGGGTTCCATCTGAGTTTCATGTCAGACCACTCCTACACACACGACGGGAAATTCAGTGAAAACTTTACGGTTGACACTTATTTGCTTACACAATTACACTTGTATAATAAATGATACCAAATAAGATCTTGAATATTGAAAGCCAAAACTGAAGCTACCATAAGCCACAGGCTAACATAAAGACTGTAAATGGGGAAAAACGGCTAGACTGGCTTTTGGATTACAAACCAATCCGTTACTCTAACA
This region includes:
- the chrna5 gene encoding neuronal acetylcholine receptor subunit alpha-5, producing the protein MMLRAGGTTTFLALLLLLPLLCCCHLCHSLRVPKLSSYAKAEDKLFKYLFGSYQKWVRPVEYLNQTICVKFGLAISQLVDVDEKNQRMTTNVWMKQEWSDMKLRWNPDDYLGITTIRVPSNRLWLPDVVLYDNSDGRFEGTVTKAVVKYDGRISWTPPANYKSACTIDVTFFPFDLQNCSMKFGSWTYDGSQVDIILEDFHVDKQDYFDNGEWEIVKATGSRGLRTDGSSSYPTITYYFIIRRLPLFYTLFLIIPCIGLSFLTILVFYLPSNGGEKISLCTSVLVSLTVFLLVIEEIIPSSSKAIPLIGEYLVFTMIFVTLSIIITVFAINIHHRSSSTHHGMAPWVRKIFLHRLPKLLCMRSHVDRYAAARVAGTGGAVGLGMMEDSAPELTPLLYTRRHLQAALKSIRYITMHVVKENEVREVVQDWKFVAQVLDRMFLWAFLLVSILGSALLFIPVIYKWASIIVPDHAGSTL